A genomic stretch from Nodosilinea sp. E11 includes:
- a CDS encoding RAMP superfamily CRISPR-associated protein, which translates to MARGQKKSWQERLAQAAQEIGIEASTPLPSISQRNEAPSLSQIKNPLQTLNCADFSKEFAGKFNDSQPEEQRLKLLLEETAKADIQTCQPLYDVLNQRTAMLAGQILEVYFPARLRVGGIQGFRERLLPALHPVYGVPYVPASSIKGVVKAWAEHHQSESLETVQRLFGFLNEAASEDKQKASLGTVQILDAFPTTPCLSIDVATPQWNWKATQVEYGPSPHYLMSLQNVTLKVGLVKTSLGSEADVKLARTWLEEALIQEGLGSRISAGYGRVSQPQESTLEIGGQVSEASQLVKSRWHNSSHSFELWSQGIYSVSEQVELRSTAIRGVLRYWFRAVALSFCSPQDCQIFEAKLFGSIDTTLNKHKKPTHGSVRISVDIEGGSKLSNQGIDTPYYAKGTIHLESTNRGHLTLIKYILRLAIHLGGIGRGARRPLHCNSGRLRGCYWQSTDPQDSLGYDLDEWLTMLSSLRDICRGLLISSPPGVCSPGDTHNRYQDVLNQNARIYLVKANSTKHPKDVPSNQWKQQGKHQEVLGLALDFWYKSGFKGGTGNPSVGGKLNIPSFVWIQANNLCNPANAYQVITLFGVDYPDRDKFLKAIGKSIQLKDKVEITLPW; encoded by the coding sequence ATGGCAAGAGGGCAAAAAAAATCTTGGCAGGAAAGACTAGCTCAAGCAGCTCAGGAAATTGGCATAGAGGCTTCGACTCCCTTGCCATCTATCTCGCAGAGGAATGAAGCCCCTAGTCTTTCACAGATCAAAAATCCCCTTCAAACACTTAACTGTGCAGATTTCTCAAAGGAATTTGCGGGAAAATTTAACGATTCTCAACCAGAAGAGCAGAGACTGAAACTCCTCCTAGAAGAAACTGCTAAAGCTGACATTCAAACCTGCCAGCCTCTTTATGATGTCCTCAATCAGCGGACAGCAATGCTAGCTGGACAGATTTTAGAAGTTTATTTCCCTGCAAGATTAAGAGTCGGTGGAATTCAGGGATTTCGAGAGCGGTTACTACCTGCACTGCACCCCGTGTATGGTGTCCCCTATGTACCTGCCAGCAGCATTAAAGGTGTTGTTAAAGCTTGGGCAGAGCATCACCAGTCTGAAAGTCTAGAGACAGTTCAGCGTCTATTTGGCTTTCTTAACGAAGCCGCGTCAGAAGATAAACAGAAAGCGTCCCTTGGCACAGTACAAATTCTAGACGCCTTTCCGACAACGCCCTGCTTAAGCATAGATGTAGCCACGCCTCAGTGGAACTGGAAAGCGACCCAGGTGGAATATGGCCCATCGCCTCACTACTTAATGTCTCTACAGAATGTGACTCTGAAGGTTGGTTTGGTGAAAACTAGCTTGGGGTCTGAAGCAGATGTCAAACTAGCCAGAACATGGCTGGAAGAGGCACTGATTCAAGAGGGGCTAGGCTCTCGCATTAGTGCCGGGTATGGACGAGTTAGCCAACCTCAAGAGTCAACTCTAGAGATAGGTGGTCAAGTATCTGAAGCTTCTCAACTGGTGAAATCCCGCTGGCACAACAGCAGTCATAGTTTTGAGCTGTGGTCGCAAGGCATTTATAGTGTTTCAGAGCAGGTCGAGTTAAGGTCGACGGCCATTCGAGGGGTCTTACGGTACTGGTTTAGGGCTGTAGCACTAAGTTTTTGCTCTCCGCAGGATTGCCAGATATTTGAGGCTAAGTTATTTGGCAGTATTGATACAACTCTGAATAAGCATAAGAAACCTACGCACGGTAGTGTCAGAATTTCTGTCGATATCGAGGGAGGTTCAAAGCTGAGTAACCAGGGGATTGATACGCCTTACTATGCAAAGGGTACGATTCATTTAGAATCTACCAATCGAGGGCATTTAACCCTAATCAAATACATTTTGAGGTTAGCAATACACCTAGGCGGTATAGGCCGTGGAGCCAGACGCCCACTACATTGCAACTCAGGACGACTAAGAGGCTGCTACTGGCAGTCTACTGATCCTCAGGACTCCCTAGGATATGATCTAGATGAATGGCTGACAATGCTCAGCAGCCTTCGGGATATTTGCCGGGGATTGTTGATTTCTAGCCCGCCTGGTGTTTGTTCTCCTGGCGATACTCACAATAGATATCAAGATGTCTTAAATCAGAATGCTCGGATATATCTAGTTAAAGCCAATAGTACAAAACACCCGAAAGATGTGCCAAGCAATCAGTGGAAACAACAAGGCAAACATCAAGAGGTACTTGGACTAGCACTAGATTTTTGGTACAAGAGTGGCTTCAAAGGGGGAACAGGCAATCCTTCTGTCGGCGGCAAGCTCAATATTCCTTCATTTGTATGGATTCAGGCAAACAACTTATGCAATCCTGCTAATGCGTATCAGGTCATCACCCTATTTGGTGTCGATTACCCAGACCGAGATAAATTTTTAAAGGCAATAGGAAAATCTATTCAACTTAAAGATAAAGTAGAAATCACCTTGCCCTGGTGA
- a CDS encoding IS630 family transposase (programmed frameshift) yields MKAYSLDFREKIIDAHFMEGVSVRKVAKRFGVATSFVETLLKRLRETGDILPKPHGGGPQPKLNGEQLQLVRALVEADNDATLEELCDQLAAETSITISRSTMGRMVQKLELTRKKKPLHATEAESPRVRQARVDYWQSIREVAPEDLVFMDEAGVNLAMVRLYARAPKGQRAIGDRPATRGQNVSLVNALSLRGPIAPLTILGAMDGLTFEAYIIRRVAPNLWPGAVLVVDNSRAHKATEEVNAALEAVGARLMFLPPYSPDFSPIEPFWSKVKNSLSSIAARTYQALNEAIEFAYAQVTLEDIRNWFTNDCYCTSSE; encoded by the exons ATGAAAGCCTACTCACTTGATTTTCGAGAAAAGATAATTGATGCTCACTTTATGGAGGGGGTCTCGGTTCGTAAGGTGGCTAAGCGGTTTGGGGTGGCGACGAGTTTTGTCGAAACGCTTTTGAAGCGTCTTCGGGAAACGGGCGATATCCTACCTAAGCCCCATGGGGGTGGCCCTCAACCTAAACTCAACGGGGAACAACTCCAGCTGGTGAGAGCCTTAGTTGAGGCGGATAATGATGCGACCTTGGAAGAACTCTGCGACCAACTCGCTGCCGAAACGTCGATAACGATTAGTCGCTCGACCATGGGTCGGATGGTGCAAAAGCTTGAGCTCACCCGTAAAAAAAAGC CGCTGCACGCCACCGAGGCGGAGAGTCCACGGGTGCGACAAGCCCGGGTTGACTATTGGCAGTCCATTCGAGAGGTAGCCCCGGAAGACTTGGTGTTTATGGATGAGGCGGGGGTTAACTTAGCCATGGTTCGATTGTACGCCCGTGCTCCAAAAGGCCAACGTGCAATCGGGGACCGTCCGGCCACACGAGGGCAGAACGTGTCGCTGGTCAATGCGCTGAGTTTGCGCGGTCCGATTGCTCCGTTGACAATTCTCGGTGCGATGGATGGTTTGACCTTTGAAGCCTACATCATCCGTCGAGTTGCGCCCAATCTGTGGCCTGGGGCAGTGCTTGTCGTTGATAATAGTCGTGCGCATAAAGCCACGGAAGAGGTCAATGCTGCGCTTGAAGCGGTGGGTGCACGACTGATGTTTTTGCCACCCTATTCACCAGACTTTTCACCTATTGAACCGTTCTGGTCGAAGGTCAAGAATAGCTTGAGTTCAATTGCTGCACGGACTTATCAAGCCTTAAACGAAGCGATTGAGTTTGCCTACGCTCAAGTTACCTTGGAAGACATTCGTAACTGGTTCACAAATGACTGCTACTGTACCTCATCCGAATGA